The genomic region ATCTCGATCGCGCCTTCGTAAGGCCGGATCAGTTCGACCTGCGGCGCTGGATTCCAATAGACGTCGATGGTGTCGAGGACGACGTTGTTGTCCTCACTCGACTCTTCGATGTCCCCGCTGCTGTCGAGCACCCACCGGACAATGTGCTGTCCGCGCGGGGCTATCCACGGCTCAGAGACGACCGACCGGATGAGGGTGTCGCTCGCGGCAAGTTCAAGGCCCTCGATACGTTGGAAGAGTTCCCCGTCAATGAGGCATTCGACGGCGAAAGGTGGAGCAAAGCCGTTGCCGCGCAGGGTGAAATCGGCCCGGTGAAGGATGCTCTCGCCGGCCCGGACGCGCCCCTTGTGCGACCAGATGACGGAGTCTTCGGCTACCGGATGCCCGCGCCAGGTCTCAAGGGCGTTCAGGTCGAAGAGCCCGTCGTCCCAGGCGGTGACGACGTCGTCGATAAAGGCGCCTTTGCCGGTGACGCCCTGATAGTTCGACTGCCAGACGAAGCAGATAAAGATTCCATTCTGTCCCACGACGCTGACCGAATCGGTATAGCGTCCGGTCTGAGCATTGAAGCCGCGCAAATTGGAAAGCGAGAAAGAATTTCGCAGCCAGTCGTTGTTGCGGGTGGGATAGGTCGATAGACGTTGGTTGCCCTGCTGATCTTCGACCACCCCCAAGAGCAGCCTTCGGCGAAATTCAGCCCCATCCAGGGTAGGCTCGTCGATACTATCGGCAATGCAGATTGTAAGCGAATCAGAACTGCCGAAGGTGACATCGACCAAATAGCAATAACTGACCATCGCATCGCGGGCGCGCCGGAGGTCATAGGGCCCCCACCAGGCCCAGGCATTCTGGTTGTTCATATAGTCGTCGTCGGCGGGCCACCTCGGATTATTGGGATCGTTCTGATTGGTATAGGCGCACCAAATCGCCTGGCGGATGTCGTTGCGGCGGACGAGGGTGTTGTAGATGAGATTCTGCAGCCCCCAGGAGTAGTCTGTAGTGCGGCCTTCAGATCGATAGTATGCTCCGCGGGGATTGTAATGCCAGCGGGGGCTGGCGGCTTGTGGCGGCGTTGCCCATGGCCAGCGTAGAATGGCAATTGCCTGGTCTTTGTCGAAATCTTCGTCCAGGGCGATATTCCAGAGCGCTGCCGACGGCTGCGCGGTCAGAACTATGAGAAGTGTGGATAGAAGGAGTGTGGAGCAGCGAATCTGCCGGTTCATAGTAACCTCGCTTTGAAGTGTCGCATGCTTTCGTCTCCCGTTGCGGGAGGCCTGAGTCGAGTAAGAGCGTGAAGGGGGCGCAAGGCAGTTCCCGCGCCCCCTTCGATAGGTGATGACTTACGGCGCGAAGACCGCTTTTTGGAGGAAGGTCTTTCCGCCGGCTTCCATCTTGATCAGATAGAGCCCGGCGCCGACGTTCGTCGGACGCCAGACGACGGTCTGCTGCCCGGCCGGACGCTGGCCCTCGACGAGCGTCTCGACGAAACGTCCGGTCAGGTCGTAGATCGCGATTCTAACCGAGCCGGCAGCCGGAAGGACATAGTCGATCGTCAGCGCCCGGTTGAACGGATTCGGGAAGGCGCGGGTCAGCGCATAGTCGCGCGGCAGATCGACCAGCGGCGGCGCGGATTGCGGTCCGCGAATCACTACCCGGCCTATTGCGAAGGACTGGGTCAGGTTGCCCGGATAGCCGTCGGTCGCGAAGCCGCAGATGTAGTAAACCCCGCCTTCCACGACTCGCTCCGCGTTCCAGTCGCGCCGGACATTCCAGAGCATTGAACTTTCGCCGACTACCCCCCGGAAGGTGTGGTTGATGTAGTTATAGTCATACATCAACTCCGGGTTCGCAGCCAGGCCGGAGGTGTCGTCGGTGAAGTAGAGATAGACCGTGAAGGTGGTGTCGGTCTCGTTCGAGTCCTGAACGACATAGTGGATCCGCCAGGTCGAATCGGCGAAGACTTCGGTCATATCCCGGAACGGACTGTTGATGTCGAGTTCCGGTGCCGGATTCCATTCGACATTAAAGGAGAGGAAACCGGTATTATTGTCTTCGCGGGTTTCCCGCACCACACCGCCGTCGTTAAGCGGAGTGTCGAGTTCCCAAGTGATGGTATGAGCGCCCGGGGTTACAGTCCAGATCGTATCGGCGATCGAGGTGTAGGTCGTATCTCCGGCAAAGATGCCGCGACGGACTTCGGAATAGACATACTCGTCGTCGATCTTCAAGCGGATAGTGAACTCGGGCACTTCGCCGTCGCCTACCACCGTCCAGTCGCTCCGGAACCTCAACTGGTCTCCGGTGCGCGGCGTATAGTCGTTGTTCCAACGAGTCGAGTCCTCGTTGATCGGGATGCCGATGTAGGACATGCTCGAGCGAATATCGAAGAGGCCGTCATCCCACACGACCATTACGTCGTCGATGAAGGCTCCCTTGTCTCCGATGACGCGCTCGTTCGACTGCCATACGAAGCAGAGCCAGACGCGACGTTCGCCGGCCAGGATGGTGTCGCGGTCGTTCACGACTGCCGGGCGGCGGCACCAATTGACGACGGTATCGAGTTCGCGCCCCCGATTGTCGAGTTTACGCAAGTCATTCAGGAAGAACTGCCGTCGCTGCCAATCCAGCGGCCGGGTCTTGAAAGTGGTCAGCAGCCAATGTTCATCGCCGGCTGAATCGATCCACATAAACCGCCCGTATGCCGGGAGCGTTCGCATCGCGGTCGTGTCGGGGCGCGGCGGGTTGGTGTTGGGGACTTTGCCGATCGTCAGATAATTGTCGTTGTTGACCATGCAGACGACGAGCGAATCCCGCACCCCGGGGTCGATATCATTGTAATACCAGAAGATGACCGCCGCGTTCTTGGCTTGGCGTAGGTCGATCGGCCCCCACCAGGCCCAGGCGTTCTGGTTGTCCATATAGTCGTCGTCTTCCGGCCAGCGCGGATTGTTGATCGAGTCGCGGTTGGTATAGGCGCACCAGATCGAAGCCGGAAATCGGGCGTGCCGCCGGACGAGGACGTTGTAGGCCCAGTTCTGCAGACCCCAGGTGTAGTTCTCGTAATAGACCCCGATCTCGGCACGATACCAGTTGGGACGCGGGTTATAATGCCAGCGAATCGTCGGGTTCTGGGGGGGAGTGCCCCACGGCCAGCGGAGCGTCGCCACAGTTTGATCCTTGTCGAAGTCCTCGTCAACCAGCACCTGCCAGATGCTCAGCGCCGGCGAGGCCGCGAGGAGGATCATCACCACTGCAGCAATGAGCACTGCAGGAAAAAGTTTGCGAACCTTGCGCATGTAGCCTCCTTGAAAACGTGTGAACTGCGCGTCAATCTACCCGGTCTGGGATAGTCATTTGAACCCTTTTCCGAACGCCTTGCGCCCGGGAGGTCAGGCCGGGAATCATCCATCTTACCGATTCAAAATATAGAGACCTACAACAAGCAAAGTCAAGCCCTCACACTCCATCTTTGGCAATTTTCTTCGTCGCCGCACAAGTGAGGCTATGATACTGCAGCCGTGGAAGTCAATGACCTGATAATCGCTACTTTCTCCCCCCGGGTCAATCTTATCCGACGGTCGTAGCGCCCCGTGGATTCGATCCGGCCCAAGAGCGCCTCGTAAATGGCGCCCATGGCGCGAGCGGTGGTGAGCGGGCCGCGGATGTCGGGGGTAAGCGCCTCGCGAGCCTGTCGATAGAAACGTCGTGCAAAGGCAGCCTCTTCAGCTACCAAACTATGCAGTGCAGCCCGATAGTCTAATTGAAGGAAGTTGGATGGAGTCAGTCCATGTCGTGCGAGCGTCTCTATGGGAATGTAAACGCGCCCCCGTGCCTGATCTTCACCGATGTCGCGCAGGATGTTGGTCAACTGCATTGCTTTGCCGAGATCGACCGCAAACCCGCGAGCGGCTTCTGTCACGACGCCAAAGATGTGCAGGCAGAGCAACCCCACCGTTGAAGCAACCCGGTAGCAGTATAACTCCTGTTCATGACGTGTCGGGAAAGGGCGGAAGTCGAGATCGCTTGCAAGGCCCTCGAGCAAATCGTCGAAGTGCTTGCGTTCAAAGGAGAAACGTCGGACGGCTACAGCCAGGGCAAGCGACGTATCGTCACAGTATTGACCGGTATAGACGGTGTCCAGCCGGTTACGGAGTTGGGAGATAAGTGCACTGTCCTGCACAGCCTCAGCGGAGCCATCGGCAAAGTCCGCTGCATCGTCGCCGGCCCGACAAAAGGCGTAGAGGGCTTCTATGCCGCGCCGCTGAACCGGGGGAAGGATGAGAAAAGCAAGATAGAAGTTGCCGGCGGCTCGACGGGCGATGCGGGAGCAGGTTCGCCAGGCCCGGTTCAGGTCGGATCGCGATGCTGCTTCCAACGGCAGGTATGGTGCCAAAGTTCCGTTCATCTATTAAGAGCCGCGCGAATGAAAACTCTCAGTTTCGCCGGTCGGCCTACCCGGGCGCGATGATTGAGAACATCATAGTCGATGCTTTGAATAGCCCTTAGAGCAGCCATGCCGCCGCCCCAGTAGAGCCGCAACTGGCGTCCAAGTGGCCGGTTAACCAGATCGAGCAGGGCCTGGCCTTCTTCGAACATCGCCTCCGTTCGTTCAACGAGGTTGGCCATCATCTGCTTGAAGAGGGGGCCAGTCTCACGACGTTGGATCGCGTCTTCACTTACACCGAACCGGGCCATTTCAGACAGTGGAATGTAGATCCGGCCCCGCCTAAAGTCCCCCGCGACGTCCTGCCAGTGGTTAGCCAGTTGCAGTGCCGTGCAAATTTTGTCTGAGTATGCAAAAAACGGCTCATTAGATTCGCCGCCAAGCAGTAGAACAAGCCGCCCGACCGGATTTGCCGAGAGGCGGCAGTAATCGAGAAGGTCTTCCCAGGATACGTATCGCAGACAGGTGAGGTCGCGACGAAACGCCTGTAAGAGGTCGCGAAACGGCTCCAGCGGCAGTTTATGCCGCCTTATCGTTTCGCCCAGTGCGGCAAAAAGCGGATCGTCTGAATTTCCTTCTGCCGCATGTTCAAGACGCAATTCCCACTCATCAAGCAGCGCTGAAGGACTTCCGTCGGCTGGCTCGTCGGCGATGTCGTCGGCCAGGCGGCTGAAGGCGTAGAGGTTGTAGATATCCTTCCGGATTCGGCGGGGAAGGAAAAGTGATGCGACGCGAAAATTCTCGTAGTGATTTCGCGCCAGTTTCCTGCTCGCTTGATAGCCGACAGCCGCCTTTTGAATATCGCTACCAGCGGCTACCGAAGTTGCGAGCGCTGTCGGCTTCAGAACTCCCCGCCTTCGGGATATTCGTTGTAATTATCGTAAAGACCAGCGCTTACGGTAATCGTCTCGATTTCCTGAGCGCCGACCTTATTGGCTTGACGACAGGCTTGAATGAAGCAATCCCAGTGATAGAGTCCCTTCATCCCGGCCTGCCGGCTAAAGTAGCGCTTTTCGCCCTGGCGAATTTCCTTGTGGCAATAGATGCAGGTCGTCATTTCTCCTCCCGGTGTTGAACTCCCGTTCGTGATGTGGTTTCTAAATGGAGCATTAGCAAATAGTGTGCCCTAAAGTGCAGACTTGATCGACTTGAGCCGATCCTCGACTTCGGCTCTGATGGCAGTTAACTTATCCGGCGAATCGGCTTCGAATCGAAGAACAAGCACCGGCTGGGTGTTTGAAGCGCGCAACAATCCCCAGCCGCCTTCGGTGATGAGCCTCATCCCATCGACATCGACGATCTTGTACCGATCCCGAAACGAGTCGCGGACCTGCTCGACAACGGCGAATTTAAGGTCGTCGGGGCAGTCCACTCGGATTTCGGGGGTGTTGTAGGTCTGCGGCCAGTCATCGAGCAGCCGGCTGACCGGCCGATTCGAGCGAGCGACGATCTCCAGCAACCGCCCGGAAACATAGACCGCATCGTCGAAGCCATAGTAGCGATGTTTGAAGAAGATATGTCCTGACATTTCCCCTGCCAGTTCGGCGCCGGTGTCGTGCATCTTACTCTTGATAAGTGAGTGGCCGACCTTCCACATCAGCGGGTTGCCGCCATGCCGGGCAACGTCGTCGAAGAAGAGTTGTGAGCACTTCACTTCACCGATAACCGTCGCGCCAGGTCGCTCGAGCAGTAGATCGCGCGCCAGGACGGCGAGAATCTGATCTCCCCATAGCGGTCTCCCGGTTTCGTCGATGACCCCGATCCGGTCGGCGTCTCCATCGTAAGCGATGCCAAGTTCGTAGCGACCTTCCAGTACGACTTTTCTCAAGTCGGCAAGGTTCGTCTCAACGGTCGGATCCGGGTGATGATGCGGGAACCGGCCATCGACTTCGCTGTAGATGACATGAGCTTCGACTCCGAGCCGTTTAAGTAGTTCCGGCGCTGTAAGCCCCCCCACACCGCTGCCGCAATCTACCGCCACCCGAACCGGCCGGGCGACCTTTAGACGCGCGGCAAGATCGTCAAGGTACTCGGGAATAAGGTCATAGCGTTCAACGGTCCCGCTGCCTCGCTCGAACTCTCGCGACGCGATAATATCGCGGACCTTGAGAATCTCAATCCCGTAAATTGCTTCGCGTCCAAGCGATATCTTGAAGCCGTTGTATTCCGGCGGGTTATGGCTGCCGGTGATCATTATCGCACCGCCGGCTTCGAGGCGATGCGTCGAGTAATATGAGAGCGGCGTCGGGATCATACCCAGGTCAACGACCGCGAGCCCGGTCGAGAGCAAGCCGTCCGTCAGGTAGTCGCGGATATCGGGCGACGAGAGGCGCCCGTCACGCCCCAGCGATATTCGCCGGGCTCCTCCACGGATTAGATAGGTGCCGATGCCGCGTCCGAGATCGCGCACCACATCCGGCGTCAAGTCAACGCCGAAAACGCCGCGGATGTCGTATTCCCGGAAAATGTGAGGGTTGATAGTGCCTGGCTTAGTCAATGAACTGTCCTTTAGACCTTCTGCCCGATTATACGCGCAGGGGTTGGTTTTTGTTGGTCAGATTCCCAGCACCTGGCGGTATAGCGCCTCATATCGGTCGAGGATGGTGTCGCGATCAAACCGCTCGAATGCTGCGCGGCGGGCTTGATGTCCCATCCCCCGGCGACGCTCTTCATTGAACAGCAAATCTAACGCCGCTTTACTCATCGCCTCGGTGTCACCAACTTCAGTGAGGACGCCGGTCAGGCCATCGTCGATCACTTCCGGAAGACCTCCGGCACGACAACCGATGACCGGGACCCCACAAGCCATTGCCTCGAGTGCGGCGAGGCCGAAACTCTCGGCGTCGCTCGGCAAGAGCATCAGGTCGGTTGCTGCAACGACCCGTTCGACCTGTGCGATGTTGCCCAGAAGGTGGAGATCGTCAACGGATCCAGACTCGCGTATGCGTTGTACGGCTGCAGGCAATTCAGGGCCGTTACCTATCAAAATCAACTTGACGGGTATTTGTTCCCGGACCTTCAGGAAGACCGTAACAACGTCTTCGATTCGCTTGACCGGTCGAAAGTTCGATACATGAACCAGGAGACGTTCACCGCCCGGAGCAAAGCGCCGGCGAACCGGATCCGGTGAAAGATGCTCATAGTCTCTCGGATCGACAAAGTTCGCTATGACGGCGATCTCTCTATCGCAGTCAAAAGTTCGACAGACTTCCATTCTTAAGAATTCCGACACCGCGGTTACGCCGTCCGAGTGCGCGATGGCATACTTGACCACCGGCATAAAAGCCGGGCTGCGACCGACCAACGTGATGTCGGTGCCGTGCAAAGTGTTGACCACCTTGAGGCGGCCTCCGGTGATCGCTTTGGCAAGCAGCGCTGACGCCGCGTGCGGGATCGCGTAGTGGGCATGGATCAATTGCAATCCTGACTCGCCTGCGACCTCGGCCATCATCGAGGCGAGTGCTTGAGAATGGGGAGGATATTCAAAGAGCGGGTAGTCCGGGATCGAAACCTGATGGTAGTGAATCCCCGGCTGAGTCAAATTAAGCCGACCCGGGACGGCATAGGTGATAAAGTGCACCTCGTGCCCCCGTTCAGCCAGCCCCATTCCCAATTCCGATGCAACAACGCCGCTGCCGCCAAAAGTCGGCCAGCACGATATGCCGATTCTCATCCGAGGTCGCCCTGCCGAAGCGTCCACTCGATTGGATTTTCTATGCGAATCGCTTCGCGCACATGGAACGCTTCACCGTAGCGGACACCAATCATATCACCATAATGGCGGGCTCGTGTCTCTACCCGGTCCATAAACTCGGGACGGCTGATGAAGGTGTCGGGGGCTTCCCCAGATGCGGTGAAGAACTGCGAACGATATGCGCAGACCGCCGCCATCTTTTGCGCATGGTGCCGACTTACATCGACGATGAGCGAAACCGGGCCCTCGATATGCGCGAAGTAATGAAAGACCCGTCGCGGACGATGGGGTTCAAGCCCGGGCGAAAACTTGATCACACCAGCCCAAAAGACCGCCTCCCGCGTCAGCCTGCTAACGGCAGAATGGTCGGGATGCCGATCCGTTTCATAGTGGACAATGAGCAGCGTCGGTCTGGTAGCGCGCAGTAATTGGACCAGATGTTCCAGATTACCGGCATCGGGATAAATGGCGCTCTCCCGTGCTCCGAGATTCCACCTTTCAGCCTTGAGGATCTCCGCTGCCAGTGCGGCTTCGGCGGCTCGCGTTGCAATATCCCCTCGAGTCGATAGA from Calditrichota bacterium harbors:
- a CDS encoding T9SS type A sorting domain-containing protein; this translates as MRKVRKLFPAVLIAAVVMILLAASPALSIWQVLVDEDFDKDQTVATLRWPWGTPPQNPTIRWHYNPRPNWYRAEIGVYYENYTWGLQNWAYNVLVRRHARFPASIWCAYTNRDSINNPRWPEDDDYMDNQNAWAWWGPIDLRQAKNAAVIFWYYNDIDPGVRDSLVVCMVNNDNYLTIGKVPNTNPPRPDTTAMRTLPAYGRFMWIDSAGDEHWLLTTFKTRPLDWQRRQFFLNDLRKLDNRGRELDTVVNWCRRPAVVNDRDTILAGERRVWLCFVWQSNERVIGDKGAFIDDVMVVWDDGLFDIRSSMSYIGIPINEDSTRWNNDYTPRTGDQLRFRSDWTVVGDGEVPEFTIRLKIDDEYVYSEVRRGIFAGDTTYTSIADTIWTVTPGAHTITWELDTPLNDGGVVRETREDNNTGFLSFNVEWNPAPELDINSPFRDMTEVFADSTWRIHYVVQDSNETDTTFTVYLYFTDDTSGLAANPELMYDYNYINHTFRGVVGESSMLWNVRRDWNAERVVEGGVYYICGFATDGYPGNLTQSFAIGRVVIRGPQSAPPLVDLPRDYALTRAFPNPFNRALTIDYVLPAAGSVRIAIYDLTGRFVETLVEGQRPAGQQTVVWRPTNVGAGLYLIKMEAGGKTFLQKAVFAP
- a CDS encoding phytoene/squalene synthase family protein, whose translation is MNGTLAPYLPLEAASRSDLNRAWRTCSRIARRAAGNFYLAFLILPPVQRRGIEALYAFCRAGDDAADFADGSAEAVQDSALISQLRNRLDTVYTGQYCDDTSLALAVAVRRFSFERKHFDDLLEGLASDLDFRPFPTRHEQELYCYRVASTVGLLCLHIFGVVTEAARGFAVDLGKAMQLTNILRDIGEDQARGRVYIPIETLARHGLTPSNFLQLDYRAALHSLVAEEAAFARRFYRQAREALTPDIRGPLTTARAMGAIYEALLGRIESTGRYDRRIRLTRGEKVAIIRSLTSTAAVS
- the hpnC gene encoding squalene synthase HpnC; the protein is MSRRRGVLKPTALATSVAAGSDIQKAAVGYQASRKLARNHYENFRVASLFLPRRIRKDIYNLYAFSRLADDIADEPADGSPSALLDEWELRLEHAAEGNSDDPLFAALGETIRRHKLPLEPFRDLLQAFRRDLTCLRYVSWEDLLDYCRLSANPVGRLVLLLGGESNEPFFAYSDKICTALQLANHWQDVAGDFRRGRIYIPLSEMARFGVSEDAIQRRETGPLFKQMMANLVERTEAMFEEGQALLDLVNRPLGRQLRLYWGGGMAALRAIQSIDYDVLNHRARVGRPAKLRVFIRAALNR
- a CDS encoding phosphomannomutase/phosphoglucomutase translates to MNPHIFREYDIRGVFGVDLTPDVVRDLGRGIGTYLIRGGARRISLGRDGRLSSPDIRDYLTDGLLSTGLAVVDLGMIPTPLSYYSTHRLEAGGAIMITGSHNPPEYNGFKISLGREAIYGIEILKVRDIIASREFERGSGTVERYDLIPEYLDDLAARLKVARPVRVAVDCGSGVGGLTAPELLKRLGVEAHVIYSEVDGRFPHHHPDPTVETNLADLRKVVLEGRYELGIAYDGDADRIGVIDETGRPLWGDQILAVLARDLLLERPGATVIGEVKCSQLFFDDVARHGGNPLMWKVGHSLIKSKMHDTGAELAGEMSGHIFFKHRYYGFDDAVYVSGRLLEIVARSNRPVSRLLDDWPQTYNTPEIRVDCPDDLKFAVVEQVRDSFRDRYKIVDVDGMRLITEGGWGLLRASNTQPVLVLRFEADSPDKLTAIRAEVEDRLKSIKSAL
- the bshA gene encoding N-acetyl-alpha-D-glucosaminyl L-malate synthase BshA; amino-acid sequence: MRIGISCWPTFGGSGVVASELGMGLAERGHEVHFITYAVPGRLNLTQPGIHYHQVSIPDYPLFEYPPHSQALASMMAEVAGESGLQLIHAHYAIPHAASALLAKAITGGRLKVVNTLHGTDITLVGRSPAFMPVVKYAIAHSDGVTAVSEFLRMEVCRTFDCDREIAVIANFVDPRDYEHLSPDPVRRRFAPGGERLLVHVSNFRPVKRIEDVVTVFLKVREQIPVKLILIGNGPELPAAVQRIRESGSVDDLHLLGNIAQVERVVAATDLMLLPSDAESFGLAALEAMACGVPVIGCRAGGLPEVIDDGLTGVLTEVGDTEAMSKAALDLLFNEERRRGMGHQARRAAFERFDRDTILDRYEALYRQVLGI
- the bshB1 gene encoding bacillithiol biosynthesis deacetylase BshB1, with the protein product MSTLDYSALPGLDALAIGAHADDVELGCGGTLALLAEKGYRTGILDITDAALSTRGDIATRAAEAALAAEILKAERWNLGARESAIYPDAGNLEHLVQLLRATRPTLLIVHYETDRHPDHSAVSRLTREAVFWAGVIKFSPGLEPHRPRRVFHYFAHIEGPVSLIVDVSRHHAQKMAAVCAYRSQFFTASGEAPDTFISRPEFMDRVETRARHYGDMIGVRYGEAFHVREAIRIENPIEWTLRQGDLG